AAATTAATTTATTCATATTTTAAGAAAAAAGGGAAGAAGTGTTTGGAATTTTATGAATATGCAAACTCATTAATGCCAGAATTGCTTAAAGAATTAAAAGAAAATAAATCAAGTAACAAGGTTTATGAATATAAGTTGAAATTTGAAACAATTATAGAAGATGTTTTATTTTCTATAGCAGTATTTAACCAATATTTAAATATTTTTGAAAATGAAAATAATAATAGCAATACATTAAAACCAATTTTAGATTCGATTTATAAAAAGCATTTAATTGATAAAATAAGCCATAAATTAGTTATTTTAGACAAATATTTTAAAAATGAAAAATTTATTCAAAAATCAAGTGAGTTTAAAAACAATAAAAATATTTATAATGATTCACCCATTGCTGATATTGAAGAATATCAAGGTAATTACAGAGTTTGAAAAACTGAAATAGGCATCAAAAATGAAGAAGATTATTCTGAATTGAATAAAGCTGAAATTTAAAATTTAATTACTTTTAACACAAGAGTTAATAAGGTACTAGATTTTGTTAGAAGGCTAGATAAATATATAGATGCTGAACCAAGTTTTAAAACAATTCGTGTTGAAGGATATGAAGAAATTAATTAATAAAATTTAATATATTATGAAATTCTAAATAATTAAAAAACAAGTCAAAATGTTAGAATGCAACTATCTGACTTGTTTTTTTAGTTATTTAAGTTTCATTTTTTCTAATATTGGATTAAAGTCTACTACATTAAAATAGTGAAGTAAGAAGCAAGTTAGAGCAGTTAATCCTAAAATTATAATAATTAAAAAAATGGTTATTAGTGCTACAGTAACAGGACGTTTTTTTGTTTTTTTGTTCTTTTTAGTATTTGTTATTTCTACAGATTGACTATTAGCCATTACAAATGAATCATTTGAAACTTGAGCATTTACGATTGAATCAGTATTTTGTGTTTCATTTTCATCCAGGGTATTAAGTAAGGAATTTTCGTCATTTGAAGGTTTAGAAAAAACAGTTTCATCTTTTGTTATTTCACCATTTTTTTCTTTGTTTGTTTCTTCTCTTATTGCGGTTTGTGTAGAATTTTTGTTCTGATATATATTTTCTTGTTTTATTGGATCATTAATTTCTTTTACTTTTTTATCATTAGAAACAATTGAAGAAACATTTATAAGATTTACCGATCCGCTGTCATATTTGTTATTCAGTGTTCTAGCAACTTCAACTCTAGTGTATTTATCTGTATTAGCTAGACCACTATTTTGTATTTGAAATATTTTATCTTTTGCCTCATTATTTAAATATTCATCTTTTGTTCTCTTTTTTATCTCATATTTTGGTTCAAAATATGACATTGGATTAGCATGAAAAATAAAAATTAAATCTTTATTAATTTTTTCAATTTCAGCATCTGTTTTAAGTTTTGAAAATTTTAATGGATCAATACCGAAATCTGAACAAATAGATGTATAGTCAACTCCATTTTCAAATCCATATGATTGAGCTATAAAAATAAATCTATTATTTCTATCCTTATCTTTAAAATAAGCGATTTGGCCTATTAATTCATTTTTTTTATTTGTGAAAAGTATTAATGTTTCAATTTTAAAACTTATATATCAATTAAATGCATCTAATTGTGACTTAAATTCTGCTATTATGGAATCTTTTTTTGGATGTTTCAATATTCACGGGAACTTTGATTGACTGTTATAACATATAACTACTTTTTTCATAATAATCCTCCAATATAGTGTAAAAATTACTTATACTTATTAATTAATTATATTATTTTAATATTAATAATTAAATATATAAAAGATAGCAAATTTTGATTTTTAATTCTATAGAATAAAATGATTTGTTATTTATAGTATCTGTTAATTTTTATTAGTTTAAAAAATATATTTTTTATGAAATAAATAGTAAAAAACTATATTATTTAATTATTAATTTTGCTTGTATTTGTTTAATTTTATTTATTTAGATTTAATTCAATATAAGTATTTAAGCTACAAATATATTATTAATATTTTCTTTTTTATTCAACAACAATTTTCGTAATTAAAATTAATTTTTAATTAGTTTTAAAAATTTTTTAAAAAATTATTTTGCAAAAAATTTTTTTAATGTATCATATTTACAAGTGGTTATAGCGTGGGGGATCACCTGATACCATTCCGAACTCAGTAGTTAAGCCCCATAGTGCCGAAGATACCAGAGATGGGAAAATAGGGAGCTGCTTTTTTTATTACTTTTTATTTATTAAAAAAGGCAGCAAAATAATGAAGTGGGTATCTGCTTCTTTTTTTGTTTTAAATGATTTTAATTAATTGATATAACAAATATTTAATTAATAAGCTTGAATTTATATTAATTTAGTAATAATTATTTTTTTGATTCTCATTAAATAACTTAATATTTTTTATTTTAAATCTATTTTTATTATAAATTTCTTGCATATTTATTACTTGTTATTATTGATAATAATATTTAATATTAATAATAATAAATTGCCTGTTTACAATTTATATTCTTTTCTTTTTTGTTTATTAAACTCTTAGAAATTCATAAAATAAAGTATTTTTGTGATTTTTATTTTAGTGTAACATTTGGTTTATGAAAAAATTAAGATTTTTATTGCCGACATTATATCCTTTTGCCTTATTTTCAGTTTCTTGTGTTCAACAACAAGCTAAAAATAATTCAGAAGATAAGAAAAATGATGTTATAAATAAAGAAAATAATGACTCGATAAGAGACACATCAAAAGAAAAGGATACAATAAAAACAGGCAATAGTGCAGAAACAGAAGAACCTGCGCAACAAGAAAAAAATAATGAACAAAGTCAATCAATAGATAATCAAAAACAGTCTAGTTCTCAAAATTCAGATTCAAATCTGTTTAATGATTTAAACTCTATTGAGAAAAACATAACAATTTCAATTCCTTTTTATAAGAATAAAGATGCAAAAAGTTCTTGAGCAGTGCTTAAAAATAACATAAACGAATTAATTCCTTTATTAGGTTTAAATCAGGACATTAATTCAAAATATAGTATCGAATATGCTAATGATAATAATCCAAATGTTGATAATAATGCTGGTAAAATTATAAATATTGGCGTTAAGTTTTCACATAATAATCAAAGTCAAGTATTGTATTTTAATTTAAATGGCTTTTATTTACAAAAAAATAATTTACCAAAAAATAATAAAAATGACTACCTTAAGGCAAAAGTAGATCTTCCAATGTCTGTAAAGGGCTTATATCCTTCATTAATTGCTCATATGTTATTGTATGCAGAAGATCCAAATAAGTACAATCAAAAACAAGTTAACTCTAGTGGTAAATATTTAATAAATTTTGAACAACTTCAAAATAAAAATAATGATTTATTTTATGAGCAAGTAGCTTCATTAAATATTTCACTTAAGGAAGCATTTTTTGAATATAATGAAAATTTCAACAATAAATACATGACAAAAGTTGTTGCAACAAAATTTAATGATATTGAAGGCACGCTTGGTATAAAAATTCAAATAACAAACACAGAAGATGGTCCACGAAACGAACCTGAATTAGCTATTGAATTTGAATTTAATGGTTTAAGAAAAATTGATCTAAATAATGGTAATAATAATGTTATTGGTTTTAACATTTTGCCAACTGATTTAGTAAATTTAATAAACAAAAAAGATCCTATTAAAAAAGTAATTAAAGATAATTATAATAGTCTAAACCAACCAATAGATTTAATTAGAAATTTGGATGATTTTAACTATAAATCACTAATAAATGAATTAAATAAAATCATGAATGTAAGTATCTTAGACAACGAATTAAATACTTATCGTTTTACTAAAGGTAGTGAAAAAATCAGTTCTTTTGAAGGTTTACAACAAAAATTTGGTTTATATCCTTTTTACACACGCTTTAATGATGTTATTAAAAATGTACGTTTAGAAATAACACAAGAAGATGAAAATAAAAATGCACAAATATATTTTGACGTTGAATTACCTATATTTATGCAAAGTTCATACACAGATTTATCTGATAATGAAGCTACAGGTAAGTCAATTACAATAAATGTAAAATCAAAATTTAACTTAAATAAGATTAATAATATAACCTAATGTTGTTTTTGTTTCCTATTTTTTTAATGAGCTATTTACAAGTGAATTTAAATTTGTTACTGTTTTAACAGTACTTACAAATGTGGCGCATTTTACTTTAGGAATTTATATTTATTAATTTAGAACTATTTCATGGTAAAATATAGTTGCAGGTATTAATACGCTGTATACTCATGGTATCGAATTAACGTTTAAGCGATTTGTAAAATCGTCGACCATGAGGGCCGCTTTTAGCGGCTTTTTTAATCTTAAAAGGAGCTAAATAGTGGATATTTACGTTTATTCCGATGAATCAGGAGTTTTTGGCAAAAAACATAACGATTTCTTTGTATTTGCCGGTTTTATATTCATAGGTAAAAAGAGTAAAGACGAGAAATCAAGAATGTATAAAAAAGCTGAAGATTCACTTAAAAAAATTGAGTCAATTAAACCTGATCAAGAAGTAAAAGCTTCTAAGATATCAATAAAAGGCAAGAATAAGCTTTTTCGTTCGCTTAATAATTTCTACAAATTTGGCATTGTCATAACACAAAAAGAATTACTAGATCAAATATTCACTAATAAAAAAGATAAACAAAGATATCTTGATTTTGCATATAAAATTGCTGTTAAAAGAGCTTTCCAGCAGTTAATTAGAAAAAAGATAATTTTTTCTGATGAAGTAGAAAATATTCATTTTTTTATCGACGAACATACAACAGCTACAAATGGACGATATGAACTAAAAGAAGCTCTTGAAAGTGAATTCAAACGGGGTACTTACAATGCCAATTGGAATAAGTATCATGAACCAATTTTTTATTCTTTAAAAGATGTAAAACTAGAATTTTGCAACTCAAAATCTAAATTGCTAGTAAGAGCTTCTGATATAATAGCAAACAAGATTTTCTATCTTGTAAACAATAATAAATTTGAAGAAATAAGTAGAATAAATAACTTATTTTTTTGTAAATTGCCATAATAAAAATAATTTAATCCTGCTATAAGATAATATAATTATTTACCCAGGTTGTACAGTATATTGATGTATTTTGAATTTTATAATTTAAATATAAAAGGAATCTACTATTTTTATATTTATACAAGAAATAAAGAAAATAAATTATTAAAAAATGTAAACAAAAATAACGTAAGCATCTATAAATTAGATTTTTACGTTATTTTTTAATTGAGAATGTTCATTTGAAACATACATTATCACGTATTAAAATTTTTGTTTAAAATTCAATAATTTAATTACCTTTTTAATATATCTTCAATGAAGAAACTAGCATTATCATAAGAATTATATTTATTTGGATTACTTACAATATCTCTTTGAAAGTCTAGTGGTATTTCAATGTTAATTTTTTTGTTAAATTCCTTATTTGAGCTAGCACCAATTAAATAATAATTTTCATCATTATTGTCGCTTTTAACAAAGCAAACTGCAATGCTAAATTCAGTATTTGATACATTATCAAAAAGTTTATATTCATCACTTTGTTTTCAATCGTTTATATATTTTTTATAAGATTCAATAAGTTTAATCGTTTTATCTGGGTTATAGTCATTAATGCTCTTAACTTCAATATATAAATAATGTTTGACGTTATTATGCTTATCTATTTCAAAGATAAAATCAGGGTATGAACTTAGAATATCTGAATTATTATCAAAATATTCAAATGATATATTGCTTAACAGTGGATTTTTAGTTCATAATCGAACATTATTGTTATCATTACGATTCAAAAAATCTCTTATGCCTTTTACAAAAGCAATTTCAGACTTAGAATCAAAATAATATTTATTTTCATCGGAATCAATTGGAATATAAGCATATTTGATTTTATTTGGGTTTTTAAAAGTAATATTGTTATCTTTATTATTTTCGGAAATAGTTACAAAACTTTTATCGGGTAAATTTTTGCTTTCTTTAATTTGGTAAATTCTATTTTCTTTAGAAAAACTATCCAGCTTTTCTAAACAATTATTATAAATTTGTTTAATATTAGCTAAATATTTTTTAATAATTATGTAATAAAACATATTTTTATCAATTAAATGTTCACCGCTTTGTTCATCAAGTGTTAATTGATGCATATTATTTAATAATTCATTAGGCAAATATTTTCTTAAATTTTTTAACTGACCTTTAACAAACAATTCAAGCTCAATTGAATTGGTTATTTTAGTGTCAATTTTTACTTTATCACCATAAATTGAAGTTTTGCCATCTAAAAATTGGTATTTTTTATAGTCTTCAAAATATTTTTGTTGTTGTTCTAAAAAGCGATTTTTATCAAAAATATTACGAATAATTTGGTCAGCATATTCCTTACGATTTAATTGTTTTTTAATTACATCAGTATTTATTTTTCCATAAACAAATTTAGTATTTTTGTATTGTTCATTTAGTTGATATTCAACTCTTGATTTAGTTACTTCTTGATGATTTGAATAAATAAAATATGAGTTAGCAATTGAATTTTCATCAAAGTTAATTTTTTCCATAGGGATAGGCACACGACGAATTCGACCAATAGTTTGAATTGATAAAACTTTTGATGCAACATTCCTTAATTGCACAAGCATACAAGCTCTTGGGATGTTTCAACCAGTTGCTGGTCCTATTTTAAATAAAATTACATCGTAATTTGAACCATTACGTGATATTTCTTTAAGCGACACTTTAGAATCGCTATCAATTAATTTATTGGAAGTAATTTTGTCGTTTGAGAAATATTTAATTCAACTTAAGTTGTGTTTTTCAAGTATCTTAATTAAATCATTAATATAATTTTGAAATTCTTCACTTTGTTCTTTCTTTTCACTGTTAACTTGAATAAGCATTGCTGGACGCACATTTAGTGCTTCTTTAATGTTTTGAGCATATTTAAGTTTTACTTCTCTAAATTTTTCACAAGCTATTTCAAGAATTTGAATATCATCAATTTTATCAATATCTATATCATTAATTGATTCATTGAAAACTAGATTGTTTTTAATTAATTTAATATTGTCATTTTCAAATTCTTTTTCATCAATAGAAACTAGATTTTGATTATTGTCAGGAGTAGCAGTCATTTTAACAATGTAGCTTGCAACATTACTTACTTTTGTTTCAAATTTTTCAACATTTGCATCTTTTTTAATTTTTGATTCATTTGAGCCATAATGTGCTTCATCTCTAATGTATATTAAGCGGTAATTTTCGTTTTTTATTTGGTCTAAAAAAGCATCAAATATTCCATGTTCAGTTAAAATTCTATTTTTACCAAATGATGATTTACCAAATATAAATACATTATCAACATCAGCATGTAATTGTGGATCATAATCTCTTTTATTTTGAGTTGCACTTGAACTAGGCGAATCTACTCTTATAACTTGATAATTCGCTTGCAAATCATGTTTATAATCAAGTAAGTTTTGTGCCATCTGATAAGGCAAATCTGCTGATGAAAGAGTAGCAATAATAAAAACTAATTTATGTGGTGAGCCATCATTGCGGTTATTTTCAATCATTCGATGAATAAAATTAGCCATCATAAAGGTTTTACCACTACCAGTAGGCGCTTTAAAATAAACAACTTTTTTGTCTTGGTCTTCATCACTATTTAGAAAATCATTATAACGCTTGATTAATTCACTAACAGCTTGTTCTTGAGTATTTGATAAAATCATTATTCTCCTTTTTTAACTGGTTTAAGCGCTGTTAAAGATACAAGAATATTTTGTTCATCAATATTATTTTCATTAATTTCTTTAATATTAAAATCTTTTAGCATCTGTAAATAAGTTTTTTTAATTAAATCATTTTGCTTACTTGTGATTGATGTGTCAAAATACTGAGTTTTAAATACATTTAGATTGGCTTTAAAAGGTTGATTTTTAATACTTCAATCAAATTTTTCGCCTTTTGTGCCTATTCCATTGTTGATTCGGTAAATTCTTTCATAACAAATATTTGTACCAATGTTGTTTTCATCATTAGTTATAATTGTAAAACTTCTATTTCCGCCATCTTCACGGTTAAGTTCTAAAACAGCATGTGCTGTAGTGCCAGAGCCAGCAAAAAAGTCTAAAATGCGAGCATTTTTGTTATCGCAAACCATATTAATTAAATATTTAAGTAAGTTTTGTGGTTTGGGAAAATCAAAAGCATTTTTATTACCTAGTATATTGGTAATTTCTGTTCCACCTTCGTGTGAGTAAATATTATCAATAATATTTTCATAATCAATAATATTTTCATAAGGTTGACCGGCTTCAATTTTTTCTATTTTGAGTGTTTTGGGGTTGAATTTGACAAATTGATATTGTTTTCTTTTAGCAACTCAGTAGCCTTCAGTATTTTTTTCACATTCAATAAAACCTAACTCATCACCTTTTTTATAGGCTTTATAACCTCAAGTATAACAGGCTGAACGAGGTTTGATAATATTGGAATATAACTTAAATAACGAACCATCTGGTGCCTTAATTTCATAGTCTAGTGTTGGTGAATATTTAAAACTACCTGTTGATGAAGGACGGTGTAAATCTGTCAGTTTATAATATCCTCTTTGTTCAAAATATTCATCTTTAAATTTGTAACGTAATTTGTCTAATTTTTCGGCATCATGTTTAATGTAGTTAAATATTTTATTATTAATATTTTTGGCATAAAGCAATATATATTCAGTGTTTTTGACAATTTTATAATTAAATGTTGTGTTGCCGCCAGGACCTCTTTTTTTAATCCATGCTAAATTAGCTACAAAGTTTTCTTCGCCAAAAATTTCGTCCATTAAGACTTTTAGATAAGCTTGTTCATTGTCATCAATTGAAACAAAGATAACGCCATCATCTTTTAATAGCGAGCGAGCCATTTTTAGTCGCTCATTCATCATATTTAGTCAGCCATTGCGACTAAATTTATCGCGATAAATAAATTTAGATGCTTTTATATCATCTTTTTCACTATAAAATTGATTGCCTTCTTTACTTGATTTATCTGTATTGTATGGAGGGTCAATATAGATAATATCGTAGTTAGCGCTTAGCGCCCCGCTCTCTCTCTCTCTCTCTCTCTCTCTCTAGAACTATTAAATTCTTAAGAACATCATAGTTTTCACCAATGATTAAATTATTGTTTTGTTCTTTTAAATAATCATTAACAAAAGACATTTTTTTGTCTTTTGTTAATAAAGCAACTTGTGTTGCGTCAACACTAGGCGCTGCATCAAAAGTAAAGCCAATTTTAACTTTTTGGATTAAAAGTTGAAATATATTATCCAAATTTTCTTCCTTGGCATTTTCTAAAATTTCAATAATTAAGTTTTTTTGATCTGTATTTAGCAAGCTTTTTGACATATTTTCTATGTCTTTTTTGTATTCTTCTAAGCTTTTTAAACTCTTAGTCATATTTCCTCCATATAATAATTATTTTTTAATAATTATATTTAATAATTTATATGGTTAAATAAAGTATCTCTATAAATTTTAGTTATATTCATTACTAAATTAAAATGCACAAAGTAATAAATATATGTGCTTTTTAGATGTTTTTTGCTATAGAATAAGGACATTAAATAAATGCATATTATTTATAATGATATGAATTATAAGAATGAAACAAAAAATCAATTTTACAAATTCTTAAGGTAAATTTTTTCTGATTTTTATTTTAGTGTTATATTTTGTTTATGAAAAAAATAAGATTTTTGTTGCCAACATTATATTCTTTTGTTTTATTTTCAGTTTCTTGTGTTAAGCAGGAAGCTGAAAATAAAACAAAAGATAAGCAAAATGATTCCCTCATAATTAGTAATGTTTTAAAAGAAACAGATACAATAAAAACAGGCAATAGTGCAGAAGCAAAAAAACCTGCGCAACAAGAAAAAAAGAAAGAACAAAGTCAATCAATAGATAATCAAGAACAGTCGAGTTCTCAAAATTCAGATTTAAATCCTTTTAATGATTTAAACTCTATTGAGAAAAACATAACAATTTCAATTTCTTCTTATAAGAATAAAGATGCAAATAGTTCTTGAGCAGTGCTTAAAAATAATATAAGTGAATTAATTCCTTTATTAGGTTTAAATCAGGACATTAAGTCAAAATATAGCATCAGATATGCTGCTAATAATAATCCAGATGTTGATAATAATGCCGGGACAATTAAAAATATTAGCGTTAAATTTTCACATAATAACCAAAGCAGCGTATTGTATTTTAATTTAAATGGCTTTTATTTACAAAATAAAAGCTTGCCAAAAAATAATAAAAATAATCATAAATTAAGTAAAATTAACTACCCAAGTCAGAAAAGTGAATCTTTTGAAGAGAGAAAACTTGATAATAACAAAATCCAAGAAATGATTTTAAGTACCAAAAATACGACTCCCAACTTTTATTCGCACATTGATTATCAAATTACAAATGTTAACAAACCTTTAAATTCTGTGTCAAAAACTGACAATAAAATAAAACTTGAACTTCTTGATAAAAATCAAAAACCTGTATCTGGTGTAAAATGATTTTTGCGAACTTATTATCCACAAGACGCAGTTTATAGTGCTGGTCAAGGGCTTGAAGATGCATTAGTTAAGTTAGATGAAGACGGAACAGTAACTGCAAAAGAGCATACTGGAGAAAATAAATCTGCAGAAATATGAGCTGAATATAAAGGTTATTTATTTCGTAGAGACATTATGATATTAAATAAAACCCACTCAGATTATGATGTTCAAGAAGAAGAGGCAAGAGAAAAAGCTATTGAAGTTGCTAAGGATTGACACAATTTATCAAACTATCAAAAAGCTCTTAAAGCATATGATTGAATAACTAAAAATATTGCTTATCAAGAGAGAGGACCTAGAGTTGATCAAACTGCGTATTCAGCAATCATAGAAAAAAGAACAGTATGTACGGGTTACACATTAGCATTTAAAATGTTTATGGATATTCTTGGGGTTCCTTGCTCAACTATCCAAGGCAATGTAAGAGATCCAAATTTCGCAGATGATAAGCATATTTGAAACTTAGTTGAACTTGATGATGGTTGATATCATGTGGATGCGACTTGAGGCATTGACAGAAATAAATTGGGCAATAATAACTACTATTACTTTTTAATAGGTAATGATGACATTAGTCTAAATAGAGATTTTATTAAACCTAGTGAAAAAATTATGGGTAAAAAATATCTTTTTTCAAAAATAGATAATTATATTAGTGACCTTAAACAAGCACAAAAAGTAATTGAAATAGCTAAATTAGAAAGACCGGATGATGAGGGGATAGTTCTACAAACCGACTTAAAATTTAACGATTCTAGAAAACTTACCGACCTTGTGTCTAAAAGCATTGATGAACAAGGATATTTAAAAGGCGGCCCATATATAAATGAATATATGAACATGAGAAAGTATTCATATTTATCTTTAGATAAAATTTCAGCTAAAAATAAAACAAATATTGATTTAATGCTATCTGCGGAGCCAAACGGTAAGTTTATTAAAATTGATAACTTAGACAACATTGAATTATCTATTGAAAATATTGATGTAAAAGGTGCTTTTATTAAAGATGTAGTAAAAAAAGACTCTTCATATTTTGTTAGTTTAATTAATTTTGATAATACAGGGGATTGCATAGTAGCAATTAGAGTTTTTAAAGATGGCTACAAATTTAAATTAAATCAAGACAAGTTCAAATTTGTTGTCCAAAAACACAGTAAACCAGAAGCATATTTAGAAACATATAATAGTGATTCAGGTATACTGAAGGGCATTGACAATTCAATGCAGTATCGCATTTTTGGTACTGAGTGAAAAGATGTAAACTCAAACGAAATTTTGTTAAAAGGCATTGGAACCAAACAAATCTTAGTTAGAAGAAAAGCAACTGCTGATAAAGAAGCTTCTGATATTCAATTCATTTATCCTAAAAAGCAAAAAGATATTAATTTTATTGTTAAAGCTTACAATAATGAAATTATTGGAGTTGACCAAACTATGCAATATCGTCTTAAAGATTCTAACGATTGGATTAACATAAATACTTTAAGATTAAAAAATCTTTCAGATGGCATTTATGAAATTAGAGTTAAGCCCCAAATAAATGTTTTAGCTTCTGATTATCAAGAAGTAAAAATATCACGCAATTAGTAGTTACTAAACACATATGTCAAATTTTGATTTATGTGCGAAGACGATAAACTCAAGTGCAACATATGCACTTGGTTTTTTGTTTTATAATCAAAATTAAATAACTTATTTTTTGTAAAATGCTCTGATAATAAATATAAAAAAAGCGTTTTTAAAAACACTTTA
The genomic region above belongs to Mycoplasma tauri and contains:
- a CDS encoding MAG6410 family transglutaminase-related lipoprotein, producing the protein MKKIRFLLPTLYSFVLFSVSCVKQEAENKTKDKQNDSLIISNVLKETDTIKTGNSAEAKKPAQQEKKKEQSQSIDNQEQSSSQNSDLNPFNDLNSIEKNITISISSYKNKDANSSWAVLKNNISELIPLLGLNQDIKSKYSIRYAANNNPDVDNNAGTIKNISVKFSHNNQSSVLYFNLNGFYLQNKSLPKNNKNNHKLSKINYPSQKSESFEERKLDNNKIQEMILSTKNTTPNFYSHIDYQITNVNKPLNSVSKTDNKIKLELLDKNQKPVSGVKWFLRTYYPQDAVYSAGQGLEDALVKLDEDGTVTAKEHTGENKSAEIWAEYKGYLFRRDIMILNKTHSDYDVQEEEAREKAIEVAKDWHNLSNYQKALKAYDWITKNIAYQERGPRVDQTAYSAIIEKRTVCTGYTLAFKMFMDILGVPCSTIQGNVRDPNFADDKHIWNLVELDDGWYHVDATWGIDRNKLGNNNYYYFLIGNDDISLNRDFIKPSEKIMGKKYLFSKIDNYISDLKQAQKVIEIAKLERPDDEGIVLQTDLKFNDSRKLTDLVSKSIDEQGYLKGGPYINEYMNMRKYSYLSLDKISAKNKTNIDLMLSAEPNGKFIKIDNLDNIELSIENIDVKGAFIKDVVKKDSSYFVSLINFDNTGDCIVAIRVFKDGYKFKLNQDKFKFVVQKHSKPEAYLETYNSDSGILKGIDNSMQYRIFGTEWKDVNSNEILLKGIGTKQILVRRKATADKEASDIQFIYPKKQKDINFIVKAYNNEIIGVDQTMQYRLKDSNDWININTLRLKNLSDGIYEIRVKPQINVLASDYQEVKISRN